The Aphis gossypii isolate Hap1 unplaced genomic scaffold, ASM2018417v2 Contig00296, whole genome shotgun sequence genome segment GGTTACCGGGGTATATAGATTTAGAAAAAAGAGAAATGAGATATAAGAAAACAGCATGGTGAAGTGGATAGACATTAAAAGGGGGGTTTTTTTAGGGAAAATTTATACGTTACGACGACTGAAGGCTTGAGGTGTTGATGGTGATCTCGACGTGATGGAGAACCGTTGTGAATGTGGTGGCTTCGCCCGCCATGGGCCTGCAGATGTAGTTAGCCCATCATGTTGTAACGTACAAAGCGTTAAACAAAATGGTagataaaagaaaagaaaatagaaaaaacgtTGATCAACCACGTGGGTGAACGATAAGTGAATTGTTGGACTGCGGTTTCCAATAGTAGTGACCAAGTAGACGGTTTTTGACAAAAAGCGCAGAGACGGAGATCGTGATGGACGTAGTAAGTGAATTTTGGTGTCTTGCAGTGTCGTCTTGAGGTgggaaaatttacaataatttgggTGTCCAGGTATGCCCTGCTGACGCATACCGACGGCGCGGCAAAGCCAACGACGGCGGTGGAGTCAGACCGACAGCGACAACCGAACACTGGGTAGGAGAGCGGGGAAACGTTATTACATAACCGTTAGGATGTTGTTTATAGTTACGCATGTAGATATGGAATGGCCTAAAATTCTGTGACATTACACAATGCTTGATTTTGTTCCAGTATTGcctttatcatatttaaaccGCTAGCAATTACGAACTGGGTTGGTAACACTGTTTTATCCTTGGGTATTTGGTCGTTAATTTTGGTCTCATAATTGTTGTCAGCGCTTTCGTTCGGTTCTTCATTTCGTAATTTTTGTAGGTTATGAGTATTCCTGTATCCAGCTTTTCGTTGTACAAAGCACGTGACCCTTTTAAACTCGATTAATCTTCATGGACGTTATGTTCGTTGTTTGACATATTTGTTCTTAAATCGTCGTTCATTGATTGTTCATCGATTGCTCGTTTGTTCATCCCACTTCTGAATATAAACACTGTGGTGTGATGGCATAAGCTGATATGTCATTTTTGTCGATTTTTGGATTATTATGGAAATGGTTTAGAAATCACGTGTTTTATATgatagcaaaatattttatgtctctCTCATATATTACGCCATCTATGAGCAAGTAAACAAACTGATAAGTCATTATATAATCATCTATGTGATGCCAAAAATTGATATGTCTTTAGTATAATTGATAAGtccgtatatttaaaaaacacgtGGTGGCAAAACTTGATATgtcaatgtttataatattattatattatttttagagaagtatattaatataaacaacattttataataatttattatattatactagctgacccgacacggcgttgcccgtgtgttactttctttttttgcattttcgtatgccgtgtgttaatttttaatttaatcttattgatAGTGCTAATATTACGTTGAATTCACGACGAAAGATTTGTAATGTGGCAGTTTTTGTgcctacgtattttaaaaaattctcctGAACAGAACCGTCACCCTGGTGATAGGgcgttgtgaataaaaaataattaaataaaacatatataatgatttaaaagtaagtagttatagttttaactgttatagttttatttaattattttttattcacaacgccctatcaccagggtgacggttctgtcatgatttaaaagtaagtaatcgctttattgttaatcatgtgaatcataattattattattatcattgtagtaCTTTGTGGTATACGATGTTTCTTGTTTGATTACCTGGCGCATAGATAAACAAATCTGATGGTTTTCCAACACGGGAACAGGCAACATACAATTGACCATGTGAGAAACATGGGTTTTCTAGATTAATACCACAAACACTTAATGATTGCCCCTGGGACTTGTTTATAGTCATAGCAAAAGCAAGACGCACTGGAAACTGTAGTCGTTTAAACTCAAATGGCACATCAGTCGGAATCATTGGGATGCGCGGTATGAGAACATCTTCTCCTTTATACTTTCCTTTGAGTATAGTTGCTTCTATCACattgtttagtaatttttttatcgctaaCCGTGTACCGTTGCAAAGACGCGGTTGGTTGATATTTCGCAACATTATAACCACCGATCCAACCTTTAATTGAAGATTGTGAGGTGGCAATCCTGGCAAATCCAGCGAGTTTAAAAATTCCGGTGGATAGTTGACTACATCATCTTGATTAGTAGCCGAATCAACTGATTTATATATCATCAATTCGCCTGTAATTTGttcttgaattttgaaatttaattcatttacatcTATGTTTTTTGCAGCCAGTATAGCTCGTTCGCTCAACCAATCATGGTTTCTGTAATTTTGAGAAACATCTGGAAACACCTTCTGAATAAGTTCATCTTTTGATCGAGTTAACTGACAAAAACTTAGAGGAAAGTTAATGCAGCCAGTCAACATGTCTATAGGAAATTTGCCATTACCAATGTCAATGAGTTGTTTAGAGAATATGTTTCCAGATTGGTCATTTTGCAACTCGACACGCATATTCTTGCTTAAATGAAGTACTTTGACATGTTTCCACAAACTGGAGGACTTTAGACATGCATTGAGTTCATCAGCTGGCGTTGATCGTGGAATCACCGGCAATGTTTGACGAAAATCTCCtgctaataaaatcattgcaCCACCAAATCGGTTATTATTGCTCCGTAGATCTTTTAAGGTTCTGTCCAAAGCCTCCAAAGATTTTTTATGTGCCATCGTGCATTCATCCCAAACAATCAATTTACATTGCTGCAAAACCTTTGCCATTGCAGAGTTCTTCGAAACGTTGCAGGTTGGAGTTTCATTGCTATGCATATTTAATGGCAATTTTAGTGCTGAATGGGCTGTTCGACCACCTTCAAGCAAAGTTGCTGCGATTCCCGACGAAGCGAGTGCaagtgcaattttattttgtgagcGAATTGTtgctaatattaatgaaatcaaaaaagtttttcctGTACCACCAGGTGCATCTAAGAAGTAAATCCCTCCAGTTTCATCATTTGTTACTTTCATAAGAGTTTCAAATACATACTTCTGTTGTTCATTTAACAGTGGAAgatttgtttgaattaattcTTTCAAATCGTTGAGATCATACAGTCTTTCTCGATGCAACTCTTGGTTAAAAGCGTCATGCATTGGACGATTGGGCGCGGTCAGgcctaattgaattaatagttTGTTTGACATTATCAAGCACATGTCCTCAATTGAAATCAATGCTTCATTGTAAATTTCTTCACTGATTTGTATATTTGGATTTCCCATTCTATTCtgtatttgatacaaaatatcatcacACATATAATCTTTGTACTTGATCCACAAATCAATTGGGCTTGATGGGAAGCATGTAGATAtgattatagaaaacaatgtTCGTATTTGATGAGCGTGTGATGATATTACAGCATCATTGAGAGTTTGATCCCAATGAGCGTCATTTTCAAGCAATTGCAAACGTTGACAGGCTTCTCTGTAGGATACACACAATTCACCATCAACAGTTCGTAACTGTTGGAATGATGTTGGGCCACGTACATTGACTAATAGCAGTCGtaagtaaaaacattcatcATTGCTTGGATGTACTGAATAAATCCGGCCAATCGCATCGGTGGAATATACATCTGTATATCCTGGAACTGGTTTTCCTTGTTTCCGTCGTATAAATCTCCTTGAGGATTGATtccaggtataatattttggcattTCAGAATATAGCAATGTTTGTGCGAAATCATCGTTTTGGCATGTCTCAAAAAAACTGGTTAATGTAGTAGATGGTGGCTGAGCAGCTCTTTGTACTGCGTTCTGTGCTGTAAAATACACTCTTTGTCCATTTTCTAAATGCACAGCTAAGTGAACAACAGAAGGGTGTCTCTCATGAAtaggaaaagaaaatattcgcCAAACTGCTTCATTACTACTGACATAGCGGCCCATTTGGTATTGGGTAACTTCATCATTGGAATTCTCTGCACCAATTCCAATCACAGCCATATCACTCCCTTTGGCTACATAtttgcaaatgtatttaatagatttcacTGAATGGCAAGATTCAACGTTGATGTGTGCTTTGAATGTCTTTGATAAAATGGGTGAATATGGAACAATCCAACGATTATCTATTTCAATAtcttgttgatttaatttgacaaTTGTTGATTTTCCATTGTCTGCTGTCGATCTGCGACGATACAATGGATAACCGTCATTACCAGTAATTGTTTCCGATATTAATGTCCGTGGATATCGTTTTGAACATTTACCATCCATCATACACGgtgaattttgattaagagTTCCACAGGGACCATGTATCATGTTTTTGATAACTACCTCATGCAATCCAGGATCTACTTGTACATTAGGGATTTCAGCTGATATCACTGCATCAACTTCATTTGGCcttatattttcaaccaaCCAAATCAAAATGTGTGCATGTGGCAATCCTCGTTTCTGCCACTCCACAGAATACATCCAGCAGCGTGTCTCACCAAACACATTATGTTTTACGATGAAATCCATTAAAGATTTCAACTTTTGTCTAAAGACTCTGGCTGTAATATCATGACGATCAATGGGTGATTGCCCAGAGAATAACTCCTGATTGATTTCTATCCATTGCGGATTGCATGTAAATGTGATGAACAAATCTGCTGTACCATAATGACGAACATACGACATGGCATCTTGAGCATATTCGTGCATATGCCGAGGGCTTCCGATGTATGTTGCTGGAAGAATAGTCATCCGACCGACATTCTGTGCATTTCCATCAGTATTAATCGCATCTCGAAGGTGAATATACTCTTCAGATCGGAGTTTGGTTTGATTCAACCTGATGAATGTTAATCTTTccgtttcaattttaacatacatgtCAACAACATATTTGTGATATAATCGCCGACATTTCAATATGTGATTATCTTCATTTTCCCGAATCATTAGGCGGTATGAATAATAGTTCATTGAACTGACTTTTTTGTTGGTTTCAGAACCtgtaaatagattttgttttaataacattcaaatataaaattaaaatacataatataatgactgaGATATTATCGCCATagctaaactaatattttagttacctgcaatgggatttatcatttttattgagaaatCGTAGCCATCTTCACCTTGCCAAAATATAATGGGATATTGCAGTGCATCATATGAGCGGTGTGTTTCCTTTATACGTTGTAATTGATCATTCCGACGacgtaaaacaatatcacGGGATTCCAAGTTTTCTCCAACTACAACGATAGCAACTTCATCAATAGTTGGTGCATTAAAACGTCTTGTATGTTGACCTGCAGGTGTTTTATCAGCTctgattacaattttgtgaTTATCGGATGGCATCAGATCCAGGgcagttttaaacaatataatcaattgattGTGCTGATGAAATAAAGTTTGTAATTGTTCTACAATAGACCTCTttactaaattgttatgtGCACAACGCAGATCAATTTCTTGTGGTGAATtgcccataaaataaatttgcaggAATTTGTTGTCGCTATCTGACACTGGTAACAGTGAACCTGCTCTATGATATATTTGCCCTTgtatctgtaaataaaaaaaatatattatggtgtggtataaattaatggaTTGTCGGTgatcaaacttaaataatatttgatcttaaaaagtatatatttagttttaactaatatctatcaaatataaaatataataaaagtgtcaCTGAAACTGaaacaccataatataatatgatgactaaGTGATATATTTCGTAATGATTAAGAAATTGAAGATTAGTGACACATCTTAACTTTGGTGACAGAAAATTTTGTtcgctaaaataattatgagtaactgctataatacataccttgaAAGTTGGCATAAAATTTTCCCGAACTACATTTGTTGCCCCAAATGAAGTCATTTGAAagcaattgttatattgttggaTATTTGTCAAAAAGTGTATAGAATCTGTTCCTATTCCTGAAACCAATGAGTACAATGGTTCTGGTGGTGGATCCAATGGTATCAATTTCACTTTACCATTTGCGCAACACAATCCATTGGcttcgtttttgtattttaatgcctTACAGTGTGAGCAAACCGAGTTCATAGAACCAATAACAACACATTGGTAGTTACTGTAGTCAATTGACACATCGTAACTAAAAGCAGCTCGATTCAAACTTGCTCGCGCTTCACGCGTTTGTGAATTAGATCGGTAATTAGCTTGGTTTGTAGCATTTCTGGTTCTTCTACCTAAATTGCTTCGTCTTATAGGAggcatatcaaatataaattattttttcactaatcACGAACTAAACAAACACTAACTAACTAAACACTCTGCACAAAACACGATTGTTGGTTGCCATGGATACgatcagtattatattataaatattataggaagggctattttaaaaagaaaagggctatttttagggtttttccagcaataattctaatttttctagCCGTAAAAACCATCCTTGGACTTCAACGAACATTTGCGAACATTTGCGTTGTTTGTATGTCTAtttgcatgcatttttaaaaacattttaaataaatgatttattttatttaaatggttgccattgactaccaaaaataatttagttgactatttgctggatagatggcgcctctgtaatttcatcaccacctcgtcatatttctctaacccgataactttctcaaatttttcgtccgtaagaaccttctcctgacaattacgacccaaacaaaaaaagaatgagcgaaatcggtccaggcgttgttgagttatgcgcttaccaaattttgcgattcatttttatatataagattatatcAATAGATTTTTCTAGTAGAAATgttcattgtttaatattataatttattgttttactggTTATAagctgttattttttaaaatgtacttcaATTctagatcattttttttgaaatctttaaaaaatattccaacAAAAGACAATAATGCAAACCCttcagtaagtataataaaaattaagctaTTTtgatgaaactaaaaataatttaaatatacatttgaaatgtgctgaaatattttgctttataataaaagaaaaaaaatagtataatataatgatataataataatattgcagagACAATctctgagaaaaaaaaataagcctgtatattataatgatcatAATAAAGTACTTAACTGGCTTAATTCAACATAAAATGAATTtcaggtaaaattaaataattctattattatattacttatttttaacaa includes the following:
- the LOC114131342 gene encoding uncharacterized protein LOC114131342, whose product is MPPIRRSNLGRRTRNATNQANYRSNSQTREARASLNRAAFSYDVSIDYSNYQCVVIGSMNSVCSHCKALKYKNEANGLCCANGKVKLIPLDPPPEPLYSLVSGIGTDSIHFLTNIQQYNNCFQMTSFGATNVVRENFMPTFKIQGQIYHRAGSLLPVSDSDNKFLQIYFMGNSPQEIDLRCAHNNLVKRSIVEQLQTLFHQHNQLIILFKTALDLMPSDNHKIVIRADKTPAGQHTRRFNAPTIDEVAIVVVGENLESRDIVLRRRNDQLQRIKETHRSYDALQYPIIFWQGEDGYDFSIKMINPIAGSETNKKVSSMNYYSYRLMIRENEDNHILKCRRLYHKYVVDMYVKIETERLTFIRLNQTKLRSEEYIHLRDAINTDGNAQNVGRMTILPATYIGSPRHMHEYAQDAMSYVRHYGTADLFITFTCNPQWIEINQELFSGQSPIDRHDITARVFRQKLKSLMDFIVKHNVFGETRCWMYSVEWQKRGLPHAHILIWLVENIRPNEVDAVISAEIPNVQVDPGLHEVVIKNMIHGPCGTLNQNSPCMMDGKCSKRYPRTLISETITGNDGYPLYRRRSTADNGKSTIVKLNQQDIEIDNRWIVPYSPILSKTFKAHINVESCHSVKSIKYICKYVAKGSDMAVIGIGAENSNDEVTQYQMGRYVSSNEAVWRIFSFPIHERHPSVVHLAVHLENGQRVYFTAQNAVQRAAQPPSTTLTSFFETCQNDDFAQTLLYSEMPKYYTWNQSSRRFIRRKQGKPVPGYTDVYSTDAIGRIYSVHPSNDECFYLRLLLVNVRGPTSFQQLRTVDGELCVSYREACQRLQLLENDAHWDQTLNDAVISSHAHQIRTLFSIIISTCFPSSPIDLWIKYKDYMCDDILYQIQNRMGNPNIQISEEIYNEALISIEDMCLIMSNKLLIQLGLTAPNRPMHDAFNQELHRERLYDLNDLKELIQTNLPLLNEQQKYVFETLMKVTNDETGGIYFLDAPGGTGKTFLISLILATIRSQNKIALALASSGIAATLLEGGRTAHSALKLPLNMHSNETPTCNVSKNSAMAKVLQQCKLIVWDECTMAHKKSLEALDRTLKDLRSNNNRFGGAMILLAGDFRQTLPVIPRSTPADELNACLKSSSLWKHVKVLHLSKNMRVELQNDQSGNIFSKQLIDIGNGKFPIDMLTGCINFPLSFCQLTRSKDELIQKVFPDVSQNYRNHDWLSERAILAAKNIDVNELNFKIQEQITGELMIYKSVDSATNQDDVVNYPPEFLNSLDLPGLPPHNLQLKVGSVVIMLRNINQPRLCNGTRLAIKKLLNNVIEATILKGKYKGEDVLIPRIPMIPTDVPFEFKRLQFPVRLAFAMTINKSQGQSLSVCGINLENPCFSHGQLYVACSRVGKPSDLFIYAPGNQTRNIVYHKVLQ